From a region of the Thermus caldilimi genome:
- a CDS encoding transposase: MGHKDDPQTKVPTSAILTLAILAALELGGKHNKALALAKELRLFSHIPSPSRWNVALRLTNRRLHRAKVYLLPLLHLLSQVWKRLHTAQSYALDTFPLPVCENIRAPRSRLAPGKVYRGYIPSKRVYFHGYKLHLLVDDGKFVHEVNLTPGSLHDLVSLLLLPLDLPQGAELYLDRGYESHLYEDLLREAQGVVPMVIHRRNSRRYVPWLQYLAIVGRRVVETVGSMLHHLFPRRIHAVTPEGFVLKVFLFVLAHNLRLIAQKIA, translated from the coding sequence ATAGGGCACAAAGATGACCCCCAGACCAAGGTGCCCACCAGCGCCATCCTCACCCTAGCCATCCTGGCCGCCTTGGAACTAGGCGGCAAGCACAACAAAGCCCTGGCCTTGGCCAAGGAGCTCCGTCTCTTCAGCCATATCCCCTCCCCCAGCCGCTGGAACGTAGCCTTACGGCTGACCAACCGCCGCCTCCATCGGGCAAAGGTCTATCTCCTCCCTCTCCTCCACCTGCTGTCCCAGGTTTGGAAAAGGCTCCATACCGCCCAGAGCTATGCCTTGGATACCTTCCCCCTCCCCGTCTGCGAAAACATCCGAGCCCCGAGGTCCCGCTTGGCCCCGGGGAAGGTCTACCGGGGCTACATCCCCAGCAAGCGGGTCTACTTCCACGGCTATAAGCTCCACCTCCTGGTGGACGACGGCAAGTTTGTCCATGAGGTGAACCTGACCCCGGGAAGCCTTCACGACCTCGTCTCCCTACTCCTCCTTCCCCTGGATCTTCCCCAGGGAGCGGAGCTCTACTTGGACCGGGGGTACGAGAGCCACCTCTATGAAGACCTCCTCCGGGAGGCGCAGGGGGTGGTTCCCATGGTGATCCACAGGAGGAACAGCCGGCGGTACGTGCCCTGGTTGCAGTACCTGGCCATCGTGGGGCGGAGGGTGGTGGAGACGGTGGGCAGCATGCTCCACCATCTCTTTCCCCGCCGCATCCATGCCGTCACCCCGGAGGGCTTTGTCCTGAAGGTCTTCCTCTTCGTCCTGGCTCACAACCTCAGGCTCATCGCACAGAAAATCGCCTAG
- a CDS encoding IS607 family transposase has product MLLTPLQVYRLYGIHQNTLLKWERHGLIRPLRTPGGRRRYRREDVEGLLGLEEARRLAPQVVLYARVSTRKQEAYLQNQIARLEAWAKGQGLRYEVVAEVASGVNEKRRGLLKVLNRVKRGEVEAVVVEYEDRLARFGLEYLRLYLEAFGARLVVLNGEERPEDLQRELAEDLVAIVSSFAARVYGRRGSVSRMRAGRKRREGER; this is encoded by the coding sequence ATACTCCTCACACCCCTCCAGGTCTACAGGCTTTACGGCATCCATCAAAACACCCTCCTCAAGTGGGAGCGCCACGGGCTCATCCGCCCCCTGCGCACCCCAGGAGGCCGGAGGCGCTACCGCCGAGAGGACGTGGAAGGCCTTCTGGGCCTAGAGGAAGCGCGCCGTCTGGCTCCCCAGGTGGTGCTCTATGCTCGGGTGTCCACCCGCAAGCAGGAAGCCTACCTCCAGAACCAGATCGCCCGACTGGAAGCCTGGGCCAAAGGCCAGGGCTTGCGCTACGAGGTGGTGGCCGAGGTGGCCAGCGGGGTAAACGAGAAGCGCCGGGGGCTTCTCAAGGTGTTGAACCGGGTGAAGCGGGGCGAGGTGGAGGCGGTGGTGGTGGAGTACGAGGACCGTCTGGCCCGGTTTGGGCTGGAGTACCTGAGGCTCTACTTGGAAGCCTTTGGGGCCCGGCTGGTAGTGCTGAACGGGGAGGAGCGCCCTGAGGATCTCCAGCGGGAGCTGGCCGAGGACCTGGTGGCCATCGTTTCCTCTTTTGCGGCCCGGGTGTATGGGCGTAGGGGCTCGGTGTCGCGGATGCGAGCGGGGAGGAAGCGCCGTGAGGGAGAAAGGTGA
- a CDS encoding RNA-guided endonuclease InsQ/TnpB family protein has product MSYPRFKGKGRYDSFTFPQAGSTGVKVQEGGKRVFIHGIGSVKVKLHRPLEGRLKTATVKREGEHWYIIFVSEVEPQPLPENHTAIGIDLGTNPYFLVTSEGEMVEAPRHYQKAQAKLARKQRGLSRKKRGSSRWRKAKRELAKLHRKIANQRKDFHHKVARGLVNRYGTIVHEDLNVLGLARSHTAKGVLDAGWAQFLSVLAYKAEEAGRRVVGVDPKYTSQDCPVCGHREKRPLWVREYTCSACGTPLHRDVAAAQNILARARAEPSGMDTARAVP; this is encoded by the coding sequence TTGAGCTATCCCCGCTTCAAGGGGAAGGGGCGCTACGACAGCTTTACCTTCCCCCAGGCCGGGAGTACTGGGGTCAAGGTGCAGGAGGGCGGGAAGCGGGTGTTCATTCACGGCATCGGCTCGGTGAAGGTGAAACTTCACCGCCCGCTGGAGGGGAGGCTCAAGACCGCCACGGTCAAGCGGGAAGGGGAACATTGGTACATAATCTTCGTCTCCGAAGTGGAGCCGCAACCGCTTCCTGAAAACCACACGGCCATCGGGATAGACCTTGGTACCAACCCTTACTTCCTCGTTACCTCCGAGGGCGAAATGGTGGAAGCGCCCAGGCACTACCAGAAGGCCCAGGCGAAGCTTGCCCGTAAGCAAAGGGGGCTCTCCAGGAAAAAGAGGGGCAGCTCCCGCTGGAGGAAGGCGAAGAGGGAACTGGCCAAGCTTCACCGCAAGATCGCCAACCAGCGCAAGGACTTCCACCACAAGGTGGCCAGGGGGCTGGTCAACCGATATGGCACCATTGTTCACGAGGATCTGAACGTTCTCGGCCTGGCCCGAAGCCACACCGCCAAGGGGGTGCTGGATGCGGGCTGGGCACAGTTCCTCTCTGTCCTCGCCTACAAAGCGGAAGAGGCTGGTAGGCGGGTCGTGGGGGTAGACCCCAAGTATACGAGCCAGGACTGTCCGGTGTGCGGCCACCGGGAGAAGAGGCCCCTGTGGGTCAGGGAGTATACCTGTTCCGCCTGTGGGACTCCCCTGCATCGGGACGTGGCCGCCGCACAGAACATCCTGGCCAGGGCTCGGGCGGAGCCTTCGGGGATGGATACGGCGAGGGCCGTTCCATGA
- a CDS encoding RNA-guided endonuclease InsQ/TnpB family protein yields MLKAFKYRLYPTRPQARDLERTLELCRQLYNAALQERRDAYRKAGKAVGFYEQKRHLPVIRRDLPEYKGIHSQVLQEVIQRVDRAFQGFFRRVKQGQKPGYLKTCTSRIPCMNTPFPPQAGAKDPKLPARP; encoded by the coding sequence ATGCTTAAAGCCTTCAAGTACCGCCTCTACCCCACCAGGCCCCAGGCCCGGGACCTGGAGCGCACCCTGGAGCTCTGCCGCCAGCTCTACAACGCCGCCTTGCAGGAACGTAGGGATGCCTACCGCAAGGCGGGCAAGGCGGTGGGCTTCTACGAGCAGAAGCGCCATCTTCCCGTGATCCGCAGGGACCTGCCGGAGTACAAAGGCATCCACTCCCAGGTTCTCCAGGAGGTGATCCAGCGGGTGGACAGGGCCTTCCAGGGGTTCTTCCGGCGGGTAAAACAGGGACAGAAGCCCGGCTATCTCAAAACTTGCACCTCCCGAATACCCTGCATGAACACCCCCTTCCCCCCGCAGGCGGGGGCCAAAGACCCAAAGCTCCCAGCTCGGCCATGA
- the tnpA gene encoding IS200/IS605 family transposase, which yields MPEERTTRHSHYNLNYHLVFTPKYRRQVFFGEVRERLMQVLREICAERDWIVLGMEIMPDHVHIFVSAPPKWSPSDVAKILKGVSARRILKEFPKLRRGEGGGHLWTPSFYVGSAGNISATVIERYIESQRKHQGDDA from the coding sequence GTGCCTGAAGAACGCACCACACGCCATTCGCATTACAATCTGAACTACCATCTGGTGTTCACCCCCAAGTATCGCAGGCAGGTCTTCTTTGGCGAGGTGCGCGAAAGGCTGATGCAGGTATTGCGGGAAATCTGCGCCGAGCGGGACTGGATAGTGCTGGGAATGGAGATCATGCCCGACCACGTCCACATCTTCGTGTCCGCACCGCCCAAGTGGTCGCCCTCGGACGTGGCGAAGATTCTGAAAGGCGTATCGGCTCGGCGCATCCTGAAGGAGTTTCCGAAGCTGCGACGGGGCGAGGGCGGCGGTCATTTGTGGACGCCTTCCTTTTACGTGGGCAGCGCCGGGAACATCTCGGCTACGGTGATAGAGCGCTACATCGAGTCCCAGCGCAAACACCAGGGCGACGATGCTTAA
- a CDS encoding IS200/IS605 family accessory protein TnpB-related protein produces MATLDLMRRFSSAVRYGYKRLLEGEDRKELKREDGPLCTLFHLNTRYADDALLKAQALLTAQRELGENPRKVVFGGRRLFTDLARLKRSNLPLYERKKAEWRERRKGTLYARGDRSKGGNLNLRLVVREGSLWLRVNLGDRYAWALVKTSHPRLQELLSRVYAEQSYNVELSLREGKVYALFSWEEELPPLSLTPEGGVLALDVNADPYGLALAVVNPDGSLRRHLTLSLEGVDQAPNRGAKEIFLWRMAHQIVSLAQEEGVAIATERLKHLPKGRRGDGSGRRFRRQAHRFAYRSLLGKVHALARKRGIQSLEVNPQDTSTIGMLKYAPLLSLSKDVAAAYVIGRRALGFKEEIPKPLKALLQDPSFHDRTRRFYEGRIAQLKERYREEKNPYLKRRLGRELAQMKRALTTLPSLQGGPGGPVGATAGRNPQGIHAWRALRVGLFLPLLGQKVPRDLSPLKPILLGSWEGWKGGSDPHPGGGSAAADAHLRVGVGSGG; encoded by the coding sequence GTGGCCACCCTCGACCTCATGCGCCGCTTCTCCTCGGCGGTGCGCTACGGGTACAAGAGGCTCCTTGAAGGTGAGGACCGCAAGGAGCTCAAGCGGGAAGATGGCCCCCTGTGCACCCTCTTCCACCTCAACACCCGCTACGCCGACGACGCCCTCCTGAAGGCCCAGGCCCTCCTCACCGCCCAAAGGGAGCTGGGGGAGAACCCCCGCAAGGTGGTCTTCGGGGGGAGGAGGCTCTTTACAGACCTGGCCCGCCTCAAGCGGAGCAACCTCCCGCTCTATGAGCGGAAGAAGGCGGAGTGGAGGGAAAGGCGCAAGGGCACCCTCTACGCCCGTGGGGACCGGAGCAAGGGCGGCAACCTCAACCTCCGCCTCGTGGTGCGGGAGGGAAGCCTTTGGCTCCGGGTCAACCTGGGAGACCGCTACGCCTGGGCCCTGGTGAAGACCTCCCACCCTAGGCTCCAAGAGCTTCTGTCCCGGGTGTATGCGGAGCAGTCCTACAACGTGGAGCTTTCCTTGCGGGAGGGGAAGGTCTACGCCCTCTTCTCCTGGGAGGAGGAGCTTCCCCCCCTCTCCCTCACCCCTGAGGGGGGCGTCCTGGCCCTGGACGTCAACGCCGACCCCTACGGGCTGGCCCTGGCGGTGGTGAACCCGGACGGGAGCCTGAGAAGGCACCTCACCCTGTCCCTGGAGGGAGTAGACCAAGCCCCCAACCGGGGGGCCAAGGAGATCTTCCTCTGGCGGATGGCCCACCAAATCGTCTCCCTGGCCCAGGAGGAGGGGGTAGCGATCGCCACGGAACGGCTGAAGCATCTCCCCAAAGGGAGAAGAGGGGACGGCTCCGGCAGAAGATTCCGCCGCCAAGCCCACCGCTTCGCCTACCGCTCCCTCCTGGGGAAGGTGCACGCCTTGGCCCGGAAGCGGGGCATCCAGAGCCTGGAGGTGAACCCCCAGGACACCTCCACCATTGGGATGCTGAAGTATGCCCCCCTCCTGTCCTTGTCCAAGGACGTGGCCGCGGCCTACGTGATTGGCCGGAGGGCCTTGGGGTTCAAGGAGGAGATCCCCAAACCCCTGAAAGCCCTCCTCCAGGACCCCTCCTTTCACGACCGCACCCGCCGCTTCTACGAGGGGCGGATAGCCCAGCTCAAGGAGCGGTACCGTGAGGAGAAGAACCCCTACCTCAAGCGCAGGCTCGGGCGGGAGCTTGCCCAGATGAAGAGAGCTCTCACCACCCTTCCAAGCCTTCAGGGTGGGCCAGGCGGCCCTGTGGGGGCTACCGCGGGAAGGAACCCCCAGGGCATCCACGCCTGGCGAGCCCTGAGGGTAGGCCTTTTCCTTCCCCTCCTTGGGCAGAAGGTACCGAGGGATCTCTCCCCTCTCAAGCCCATCCTGTTGGGATCGTGGGAGGGGTGGAAGGGAGGCTCAGACCCTCATCCTGGTGGGGGGTCGGCTGCTGCGGATGCCCACCTACGTGTGGGGGTGGGTAGTGGTGGCTAG
- a CDS encoding Uma2 family endonuclease has protein sequence MAQRYRFGIEEFERLFQGVAGVELLDGEVYQMSPIGPRHAEVVARLVTRFAQALGDQARVWPQNPVRLPPGSEPQPDIALLKPKDYWESLPTPEDVLLLVEVADASLEYDREVKLPLYAQAGIPEVWLLDLQGNRLHIFRAPKEGLYTEHRVLLPGEEAEPLHFPGVRVAWP, from the coding sequence ATGGCCCAGCGGTACCGCTTTGGCATCGAGGAGTTCGAGCGCCTCTTCCAAGGGGTCGCGGGGGTGGAGCTTCTGGATGGGGAGGTGTACCAGATGAGCCCTATTGGTCCTAGGCACGCCGAGGTGGTAGCCCGTTTGGTGACCCGGTTCGCCCAGGCCCTGGGGGATCAAGCCCGCGTCTGGCCGCAAAATCCCGTGCGCCTGCCCCCGGGCTCCGAGCCCCAGCCCGATATCGCCCTTCTCAAGCCCAAGGACTACTGGGAAAGCCTTCCCACCCCTGAGGACGTCCTCCTCCTGGTGGAGGTGGCCGATGCCAGCCTGGAGTACGACCGGGAGGTGAAGCTCCCCCTCTACGCCCAAGCGGGCATCCCCGAGGTGTGGCTTCTGGACCTCCAGGGAAATCGCCTCCATATCTTCCGCGCCCCCAAAGAGGGCCTCTACACGGAACACCGGGTGCTCCTCCCCGGGGAGGAGGCGGAGCCCCTTCACTTCCCCGGGGTGCGGGTGGCCTGGCCCTAG
- a CDS encoding thymidine phosphorylase → MNPVFFIREKREGGKHRREDLEAFLLGYLREEVPDYQVAAWLMAAFLRGLDPEETLWLTETLAYSGKVLDLSGLPHPVDKHSSGGVGDKVSLVVGPILAASGCTVAKMSGRGLAHTGGTIDKLESVPGWRGEMTEAEFLARARRVGLVIAAQSPDLAPLDGKLYALRDVTATVESIPLIASSIMSKKLAAGARSIVLDVKVGRGAFMKTLEEARLLAKTMVEIGRGADRRVRAVLTSMEAPLGRAVGNAIEVREAIETLKGKGPQDLLEVALRLAEEALRLEGLDPGLAREALESGRALERFRAFLEAQGGDGRVVEDLSLLPLAEEHPFLAEDEGVVVEVDAYRVGLAVLALGGGRRKKGEAIDHGVGVYLLKRPGDRVARGEPLALVYHRSRGLQEALDHLRAAFRLGAEARPLPLILDVV, encoded by the coding sequence ATGAACCCCGTTTTCTTCATCCGGGAAAAGCGCGAAGGGGGAAAGCATCGCCGGGAGGACCTCGAGGCCTTCCTCCTGGGCTACCTGCGGGAGGAGGTGCCGGACTACCAGGTGGCGGCCTGGCTCATGGCGGCCTTTTTGCGGGGCCTGGACCCGGAGGAAACCCTCTGGCTCACGGAGACCCTGGCCTACTCCGGGAAGGTGCTGGACCTCTCGGGCCTGCCCCACCCCGTGGACAAGCACTCCTCGGGAGGGGTGGGGGACAAGGTGAGCCTGGTGGTGGGGCCCATCCTGGCGGCCAGCGGGTGCACGGTGGCCAAGATGTCGGGCCGGGGCCTGGCCCACACCGGCGGCACCATCGACAAGCTGGAGTCGGTGCCGGGCTGGCGGGGGGAGATGACCGAGGCGGAGTTTTTGGCGCGCGCCCGGCGGGTGGGCCTGGTCATCGCCGCCCAAAGCCCCGACTTGGCCCCCCTAGACGGGAAGCTCTACGCCCTCAGGGACGTGACCGCCACGGTGGAGAGCATCCCCCTCATCGCCAGCTCCATCATGAGCAAAAAGCTGGCCGCTGGGGCGAGGAGCATCGTCTTGGACGTGAAGGTGGGCCGGGGGGCCTTCATGAAGACCCTGGAAGAAGCCCGCCTCCTGGCCAAGACCATGGTGGAGATCGGCCGGGGGGCGGACAGGCGGGTCCGGGCGGTGCTCACCAGCATGGAGGCCCCCTTGGGCCGGGCGGTGGGGAACGCCATAGAGGTCCGGGAGGCCATAGAGACCCTTAAGGGGAAGGGGCCGCAAGACCTCCTGGAGGTGGCCCTGCGCCTTGCGGAGGAGGCCCTTAGGCTGGAAGGCTTGGACCCGGGCCTGGCCCGGGAGGCCCTGGAGAGCGGGAGGGCGTTGGAGCGGTTCCGGGCGTTCCTCGAGGCCCAGGGGGGGGACGGGCGGGTGGTGGAGGACCTTTCCCTTTTGCCCCTGGCGGAGGAACACCCCTTCCTGGCAGAGGACGAGGGCGTGGTGGTGGAGGTGGACGCCTACCGGGTGGGCCTGGCCGTCTTGGCCCTGGGGGGCGGGCGGAGGAAGAAGGGGGAGGCCATCGACCACGGGGTGGGGGTCTACCTCCTGAAGCGGCCCGGGGACCGGGTGGCCAGGGGCGAGCCCCTGGCCCTGGTCTACCACCGAAGCCGGGGCTTGCAGGAGGCGTTGGACCACCTGCGCGCCGCCTTCCGCCTGGGGGCGGAGGCCAGGCCCCTGCCCCTGATCCTGGACGTGGTCTGA
- a CDS encoding M23 family metallopeptidase: MKRRPVRYTLLLARSGGGSRALSLPGWALLLLLALLGLWTGANLYFWQKSREARALEARLQALSQEARRLSLALEAERAKNGTLTEEARRTQKELEALKKAIEELRRRAGLSPLNALPVRYQEGGKGGASSPEEALALWGEVRAGVLDLQHQLKEVAPALERTLEVEQSLPRGLPLRGYEGITSFFGMRKNPFGLGYEFHDGLDFAAPYGAPVYATGSGVVARTGWMGAYGLAVLLDHAEGYQTLYGHLSRLAVRPGERVERGQVLGYVGSTGRSTGPHLHYSVYRQGIHVDPRPYLSPSWASR; encoded by the coding sequence ATGAAGCGGCGGCCCGTGCGCTACACCCTCCTCCTGGCCCGAAGCGGCGGGGGGAGCCGCGCCCTTTCCCTGCCGGGGTGGGCCCTTCTCCTCCTCCTCGCCCTCCTGGGCTTGTGGACCGGGGCCAACCTCTACTTTTGGCAAAAGAGCCGGGAGGCCCGGGCCCTCGAGGCCCGCCTCCAGGCCCTTTCCCAAGAGGCCCGGAGGCTTTCCCTGGCCCTGGAGGCGGAGAGGGCCAAAAACGGCACCCTCACCGAGGAGGCCAGGCGCACCCAAAAGGAGCTGGAGGCCCTCAAAAAGGCCATCGAAGAGCTCCGCCGCCGGGCGGGGCTTTCTCCCCTAAATGCCCTTCCTGTGCGCTACCAGGAGGGCGGGAAGGGAGGGGCTTCCTCCCCAGAGGAGGCCCTGGCCCTCTGGGGGGAGGTGCGGGCGGGGGTTCTGGACCTGCAGCACCAGCTTAAGGAGGTGGCCCCCGCCCTGGAGCGGACCCTGGAGGTGGAGCAAAGCCTCCCCCGGGGCCTGCCCCTAAGGGGGTACGAGGGGATCACCTCCTTCTTCGGCATGCGGAAAAACCCCTTCGGCCTGGGGTACGAGTTCCACGACGGCCTGGACTTCGCCGCCCCCTACGGGGCCCCCGTCTACGCCACGGGAAGCGGGGTGGTGGCCCGGACGGGGTGGATGGGGGCCTACGGCCTGGCGGTCCTCCTGGACCACGCGGAAGGCTACCAGACCCTCTACGGCCACCTCTCCCGGCTGGCGGTGCGCCCGGGGGAGCGGGTGGAGCGGGGGCAGGTCCTGGGCTACGTGGGTTCCACGGGCCGCTCCACGGGGCCGCACCTGCACTACAGCGTCTATCGCCAAGGCATTCACGTGGACCCCAGGCCCTACCTTTCCCCTTCCTGGGCCTCCCGGTAA
- a CDS encoding bactofilin family protein, which translates to MFGRKQGGTLTYLGPDTEVLGDLKAKGQVRIDGLVKGSVYVEGELEVGRTGRVEGERVEAQSVQIHGEVKADLVAEKVGLSKTARFTGTVRAQALDVEAGAVFIGQSLAGETKALEAPKEV; encoded by the coding sequence ATGTTTGGCCGCAAGCAGGGGGGAACCCTCACCTATCTGGGGCCGGACACCGAGGTCCTGGGGGACCTGAAGGCCAAGGGCCAGGTGCGCATCGATGGCCTGGTGAAGGGCTCGGTTTACGTGGAAGGGGAGCTGGAGGTGGGCCGCACCGGCCGGGTGGAGGGAGAAAGGGTGGAGGCCCAAAGCGTCCAGATCCACGGGGAGGTGAAGGCCGACCTGGTGGCGGAGAAGGTGGGCCTTTCCAAGACGGCCCGCTTCACCGGCACCGTGCGGGCCCAGGCCCTGGACGTGGAGGCGGGGGCGGTCTTCATCGGCCAGAGCCTGGCGGGGGAGACCAAGGCCCTCGAGGCTCCCAAGGAGGTGTAG
- the accD gene encoding acetyl-CoA carboxylase, carboxyltransferase subunit beta: protein MALERLFRRKRPSGGNRDVPELWTKCEACGAQLYKKEFRENLYVCPKCGHHHRMPTSERVAMLADAGTFQETTGLKPLDPLGFVDTKPYAERLKAYQEETGRQDAILGGTCAIGGVPAVLLVMDYAFAGGSMGSVVGEEIARGAERAAEEGRALVIVAASGGARMQEAALSLMQMAKTVMSLDRLWAKRLPYVSILTDPTTGGVTASFAALADVIFAEPGALIGFAGPRVIRQTIRQELPEGFQRAEFLLKHGMVDRVTDRRRLKAELVRVLRHLHPGVPYGAGV from the coding sequence GTGGCCCTAGAGCGGCTTTTCCGAAGAAAAAGGCCCAGCGGGGGAAACCGGGACGTCCCCGAGCTCTGGACCAAATGCGAGGCCTGCGGGGCCCAGCTCTACAAGAAGGAGTTCCGGGAAAACCTCTACGTCTGCCCCAAGTGCGGCCACCACCACCGCATGCCCACTTCCGAGCGGGTGGCGATGCTGGCCGATGCCGGCACCTTCCAGGAGACCACGGGGCTTAAACCCCTGGACCCCTTAGGCTTCGTGGACACCAAGCCCTATGCGGAAAGGCTCAAGGCCTACCAGGAGGAAACCGGCCGCCAGGACGCCATCCTGGGGGGTACCTGCGCCATCGGCGGGGTGCCGGCGGTCCTGCTGGTCATGGACTACGCCTTCGCCGGCGGGTCCATGGGGAGCGTGGTGGGGGAGGAGATCGCCCGGGGGGCGGAGCGGGCGGCGGAGGAGGGAAGGGCCTTGGTGATCGTGGCCGCCTCGGGCGGGGCCAGGATGCAGGAGGCGGCCCTTTCCCTCATGCAGATGGCCAAGACGGTGATGAGCCTGGACCGCCTTTGGGCAAAGCGCCTTCCCTACGTTTCCATCCTCACCGACCCCACCACCGGGGGGGTTACCGCCAGCTTCGCCGCCTTGGCCGACGTGATCTTCGCCGAGCCGGGGGCCCTCATCGGCTTTGCCGGGCCCCGGGTCATCCGCCAGACCATCCGCCAGGAGCTTCCCGAGGGCTTCCAGCGCGCAGAGTTTTTGCTGAAGCACGGCATGGTGGACCGGGTCACGGACCGCAGGCGGCTCAAGGCCGAGCTGGTCCGGGTTCTCCGCCACCTGCACCCTGGGGTACCCTATGGCGCTGGAGTTTGA
- a CDS encoding acetyl-CoA carboxylase carboxyltransferase subunit alpha — MALEFEKPILELERRIAELKETARSTGVDLEAEIRLLEERLARLKQEIYGNLTAWQRVQLARAPGRPTTLDVLEKAFQDFLELHGDRAFADDPAIVGGLAYLEGQKVVVVGHQKGRDTKENLYRNFGMPHPEGYRKAMRLMDLADRFGYPFLSFIDTPGAYPGVSAEERGQAWVIAQSLQRMSRLKVPAIALILGEGGSGGALAIGVANRVLIMENAWYSVISPESCAAILWRDAKEAPKAAEALKLTARDLLAQKVVDAIIPEPEGGAHKDPLRAIQNIKEALLKTLEELKGLSPEALYQDRYRRFRTLGAYAES; from the coding sequence ATGGCGCTGGAGTTTGAGAAGCCCATTCTGGAGCTGGAAAGGCGCATCGCCGAGCTCAAGGAGACCGCCCGGTCCACGGGGGTGGACCTCGAGGCGGAGATCCGCCTCCTGGAGGAGCGCCTGGCCCGGCTCAAGCAGGAGATCTACGGCAACCTCACCGCCTGGCAGAGGGTACAACTGGCCCGCGCCCCTGGACGGCCCACCACCTTAGACGTCCTGGAGAAGGCCTTCCAGGACTTTTTAGAGCTCCACGGGGACCGGGCCTTCGCCGACGATCCCGCCATCGTGGGGGGGCTCGCCTATTTGGAGGGGCAGAAGGTGGTGGTGGTGGGCCACCAGAAGGGGCGGGACACCAAGGAAAACCTCTACCGCAACTTCGGCATGCCTCACCCCGAGGGCTACCGCAAGGCCATGCGCCTCATGGACCTGGCGGACCGGTTCGGTTATCCTTTCCTCTCCTTCATCGACACGCCGGGGGCCTACCCGGGAGTTTCCGCGGAGGAGCGGGGCCAGGCCTGGGTCATCGCCCAGAGCCTCCAGCGCATGAGCCGCCTTAAGGTGCCCGCCATCGCCCTCATCCTGGGGGAGGGGGGCAGCGGGGGGGCCCTGGCCATCGGGGTGGCCAACCGGGTCCTCATCATGGAAAACGCCTGGTACTCGGTGATCAGCCCCGAGTCCTGCGCCGCCATCCTCTGGCGGGATGCCAAGGAGGCCCCCAAGGCCGCGGAGGCCTTGAAGCTCACCGCAAGGGACCTCCTGGCCCAGAAGGTGGTGGACGCCATCATCCCCGAGCCCGAGGGCGGGGCCCACAAGGACCCCCTTAGGGCCATCCAGAACATCAAGGAAGCCCTTCTCAAGACCCTCGAGGAGCTCAAAGGGCTTTCCCCAGAGGCGCTCTACCAGGACCGCTACCGCCGCTTCCGCACCCTTGGGGCCTACGCCGAGTCTTAA